A window of the Nitrospinaceae bacterium genome harbors these coding sequences:
- the rpoB gene encoding DNA-directed RNA polymerase subunit beta: protein MNTKLNANGNGRRIREDFAKIPAVIDIPNLIDIQLASYERFLLWETKAEDRRPDEGLEGVFRSIFPITDSGENAVLEYLGYEIGIWEAAGVEYEGLGGPGIVDDNGNEIFCRQKHEADECRQRGMTYVAPLRVLLRLTIYEKDEQTKEKRVSEVKEQKVYLGEVPLMTDNGTFIINGTERVVVSQMHRSPGAFFSSDKTKSSAMSAFTARMIPARGSWLDFEFDTKELLYVRIDRRRKLPVTVLLRAFGLSMDDILNSFYQSEDIFYDDKRKVFFKNITELMVNQRIFEDLVLPKTGELLLKAGRKFTRPTLRKLQAAGIETLDLKDEEVVGGIVAQPIADPETGEVLFDTNSEITAECIATIREKNIAKIPLLYVSGVGADRTIRDTLTTDKCETSEDALVEIYKRLRPGDPPTKDTAKNLFENLFFNAKRYDLSRIGRLKLNTKLGLNLPLDQRTLTLDDVIATVRYIIELRHGQGSVDDIDHLGNRRVRSVGELLESQFRVGLVRMERAIRERLSIQDIETLSVRDLINSKMITAAIKEFFGSSQLSQFMDQTNPLSEITHKRRLSALGPGGLTRDRAGFEVRDVHPTHYGRICPIETPEGPNIGLIASLSTYARVNEYGFIETPCRKVVSGRVSDEVEWLSAIDEDKYKIAQANAAVDEKGNLLNDMISARTSGEFVLVPKEQVDFMDVSPKQLVSVATSLIPFLENDDANRALMGSNMQRQAVPLLRTEAPRVGTGMEAVAARDSGAVVLARADGEVVSADAARVVIRATGDEREARDPGVFIHNLVKYRRSNQNTCINQKPIVHVGQKVKKGEVIADGFSTDKGELALGRNMLVAFMPWNGFNFEDAIIISERVVKEDIYTSIHIDEFEIQARDTKQGPEEITRDIPNQSEEALMNLDESGIIRVGARVAPGDVLVGRITPKGETQLSPEEKLLRAIFGEKAGDVRDSSLRMPPGVEGTIVEVRVFSRRGIPKDARTITIEEEEIARLEKDYGDEIRIIREEGEQRLRSMLVGKEATAKVVHPESGDALANKGDALTAAAVAPFKGNQLLKVAVSKEVVGQLKEVFLRSDEQIKLLESILEEKISKLQKGDELPPGVQKMVKIYVAMKRKLQVGDKMAGRHGNKGVVSTIVPVEDMPYLDDGTPIDIILNPLGVPSRMNVGQILETNLGWAGEKLGKHFATPVFDGAHEEDIVNLMEEAKLPPYGKTKLLDGRSGDVFEQAVTVGIIYMLKLHHLVDDKIHARSTGPYSLVTQQPLGGKAQFGGQRLGEMEVWALEAYGAAKILQEILTVKSDDVAGRTRMYESIVKGENLLEANLPESFNVLMKELQSLALDIELIESGEAPR, encoded by the coding sequence ATGAATACGAAGCTAAATGCAAACGGTAATGGCCGTAGGATTCGCGAGGATTTCGCAAAGATTCCTGCGGTTATAGACATTCCCAATCTGATTGATATCCAACTCGCCTCCTACGAGCGTTTTCTCTTGTGGGAGACTAAGGCGGAGGACCGCCGACCCGACGAAGGGCTAGAAGGCGTATTTCGTAGCATATTTCCCATTACGGATTCGGGTGAAAATGCTGTTCTTGAGTATCTCGGCTATGAAATCGGGATATGGGAGGCGGCTGGCGTCGAGTACGAGGGTCTTGGTGGCCCGGGCATTGTCGATGACAATGGTAATGAGATTTTTTGCCGCCAGAAGCACGAAGCGGACGAATGCCGCCAGAGGGGAATGACGTATGTTGCTCCTCTTCGGGTGTTGCTCCGGCTGACGATTTACGAAAAGGACGAGCAGACCAAGGAAAAGCGAGTCAGCGAGGTCAAAGAGCAAAAGGTTTATCTGGGTGAAGTCCCCCTGATGACCGACAACGGAACGTTCATTATCAACGGCACCGAGCGTGTGGTTGTCAGTCAAATGCACCGCTCGCCGGGCGCATTCTTCAGTTCCGATAAAACCAAGTCTTCCGCTATGTCAGCTTTCACCGCACGGATGATTCCGGCGCGAGGAAGTTGGCTCGATTTTGAGTTTGATACCAAAGAGTTGCTCTATGTGCGCATCGACCGTCGGCGCAAGCTGCCGGTCACGGTTCTTCTGCGTGCCTTCGGCCTCTCGATGGACGATATTCTCAACTCGTTCTATCAGAGTGAGGATATATTTTACGATGACAAGCGGAAGGTTTTCTTCAAGAATATAACCGAGTTGATGGTGAATCAGCGTATTTTTGAGGATCTTGTACTCCCCAAGACGGGGGAGTTGCTTCTTAAGGCGGGTCGGAAATTCACCAGGCCTACGCTCAGGAAGCTTCAGGCTGCCGGAATTGAAACCCTCGATCTTAAAGACGAGGAAGTTGTGGGAGGCATTGTAGCCCAGCCGATAGCTGATCCCGAGACGGGAGAAGTGCTGTTCGATACAAACTCCGAGATTACAGCAGAGTGTATCGCCACAATACGCGAGAAAAATATTGCCAAAATTCCACTCCTCTATGTCTCGGGTGTCGGAGCTGATCGAACGATTCGCGACACACTGACAACGGATAAATGTGAAACGTCCGAGGACGCACTAGTAGAGATATACAAGCGGCTCAGACCTGGCGACCCGCCGACGAAGGACACAGCTAAAAACCTATTCGAAAACCTGTTCTTCAATGCCAAGCGCTATGATTTGTCTAGGATAGGTCGTCTCAAGCTCAACACAAAGCTGGGTCTCAATCTGCCGCTAGATCAGCGAACGCTTACCCTCGACGATGTAATTGCAACTGTTCGCTACATTATCGAGCTTCGTCATGGACAAGGTTCTGTGGATGATATTGACCATTTGGGCAACAGGCGTGTCCGTTCGGTGGGCGAGTTGCTTGAGAGTCAGTTCCGCGTGGGGCTGGTCCGGATGGAAAGGGCCATTCGCGAGAGGCTGAGTATTCAAGATATTGAAACCTTGTCTGTACGTGATTTAATCAACTCAAAGATGATCACGGCGGCGATAAAAGAGTTTTTCGGGTCGAGTCAGTTAAGTCAGTTCATGGACCAGACGAATCCCCTTTCAGAGATTACCCACAAGAGAAGACTGTCGGCACTTGGTCCCGGAGGTTTGACTCGCGACCGAGCTGGTTTTGAGGTGCGTGATGTGCACCCGACTCACTATGGTCGGATTTGCCCAATTGAAACGCCTGAGGGCCCGAACATTGGGCTGATAGCCAGCCTTTCAACCTATGCTCGTGTTAATGAGTACGGTTTCATCGAGACGCCCTGTCGCAAGGTGGTGAGTGGGCGCGTATCTGATGAGGTCGAATGGCTTTCAGCCATCGATGAGGATAAGTATAAAATTGCCCAGGCAAATGCCGCTGTTGATGAGAAGGGTAATCTTCTCAACGACATGATTTCTGCGAGAACTAGCGGGGAATTTGTCCTGGTTCCCAAAGAACAGGTTGACTTCATGGATGTCTCGCCGAAGCAGTTGGTGAGTGTGGCAACCTCTCTCATTCCCTTCCTTGAGAATGACGACGCCAACCGAGCTTTGATGGGGTCGAACATGCAACGTCAAGCCGTTCCACTTTTGAGGACGGAGGCGCCGCGTGTGGGCACCGGCATGGAAGCCGTGGCTGCTCGTGATTCGGGTGCGGTTGTTCTCGCTCGTGCAGATGGCGAGGTTGTCAGCGCGGATGCGGCCAGAGTGGTTATCCGTGCGACTGGAGACGAACGCGAGGCACGGGATCCTGGTGTGTTTATTCACAATCTCGTGAAGTATCGCCGCTCCAATCAGAATACTTGTATTAATCAAAAGCCAATTGTTCATGTAGGTCAGAAGGTTAAGAAAGGCGAAGTTATTGCCGACGGTTTTTCGACCGATAAGGGCGAGCTTGCCCTGGGCCGAAACATGCTGGTCGCCTTCATGCCTTGGAACGGTTTTAACTTCGAGGACGCTATTATCATCTCGGAGCGAGTGGTTAAGGAGGATATTTACACATCTATCCACATCGATGAATTTGAGATTCAGGCGCGAGATACGAAACAAGGACCTGAGGAGATTACAAGAGACATTCCCAATCAGAGTGAAGAGGCTCTCATGAATCTTGATGAGAGCGGAATCATTCGTGTGGGCGCGAGAGTTGCCCCGGGCGATGTTCTGGTGGGGCGTATCACCCCAAAGGGTGAAACTCAGCTTAGCCCAGAGGAGAAGTTGCTTCGGGCGATATTTGGAGAAAAGGCCGGAGATGTTCGTGATTCCTCGCTTCGGATGCCTCCCGGTGTCGAGGGAACCATTGTTGAGGTGAGGGTATTTTCTCGTAGAGGAATACCCAAGGATGCAAGAACCATTACCATCGAGGAGGAGGAAATCGCTCGCCTCGAAAAGGATTATGGAGATGAGATACGTATCATCCGTGAAGAGGGTGAGCAGCGTCTCCGTTCAATGCTTGTTGGCAAAGAGGCTACCGCCAAGGTGGTACACCCCGAGTCGGGAGATGCTCTTGCGAACAAAGGTGATGCTCTGACTGCAGCGGCAGTTGCACCATTTAAAGGCAATCAATTGCTTAAGGTGGCTGTTTCCAAGGAAGTTGTGGGTCAGCTTAAAGAGGTGTTTCTCAGGTCCGATGAGCAAATCAAATTACTAGAGAGCATTCTTGAGGAAAAGATAAGTAAGCTTCAAAAGGGCGATGAACTTCCTCCTGGAGTGCAGAAAATGGTCAAAATTTATGTCGCGATGAAACGCAAGCTTCAGGTGGGCGATAAGATGGCTGGGCGTCACGGTAACAAGGGCGTCGTGTCAACCATCGTTCCTGTCGAGGATATGCCTTACCTCGATGACGGCACGCCAATCGACATTATTCTGAATCCGCTAGGAGTGCCCTCGCGAATGAACGTGGGCCAGATTTTGGAGACGAATCTTGGTTGGGCCGGAGAGAAGTTGGGGAAACATTTTGCCACCCCTGTTTTCGACGGAGCTCACGAAGAGGACATTGTTAATTTGATGGAGGAGGCGAAGCTGCCCCCCTACGGCAAGACAAAATTGCTCGATGGCCGTAGTGGCGATGTTTTTGAGCAGGCCGTAACAGTGGGAATTATCTACATGCTAAAGCTTCACCATCTGGTTGACGACAAAATCCATGCTCGCTCGACCGGCCCGTACTCCTTAGTTACTCAGCAGCCTCTAGGCGGTAAGGCGCAATTTGGTGGACAGCGGCTTGGTGAGATGGAGGTATGGGCGCTGGAGGCATACGGTGCCGCTAAAATCTTGCAGGAAATCTTGACAGTGAAAAGTGATGACGTGGCTGGGCGGACTCGGATGTACGAGTCTATCGTCAAGGGAGAAAATCTTCTGGAAGCGAATTTGCCCGAGTCATTCAACGTTTTGATGAAAGAGTTGCAGAGTCTCGCTCTCGACATCGAGCTGATCGAAAGCGGCGAGGCCCCGCGGTAA
- the rplL gene encoding 50S ribosomal protein L7/L12: MVATKEDVISFIESMTVLELSEFVKELEEKFGVTAAAPMMMGAAPAAGEAEAAEEQTEFTVTLKAVGGEKIKVIKTIRELTSLGLKEAKEVADTAPKPVVENVSKEDADAAAEKLKAVGAEVEIS; encoded by the coding sequence ATAGTGGCGACTAAAGAAGATGTGATCTCCTTTATTGAAAGTATGACAGTCCTCGAACTCAGTGAATTCGTCAAGGAATTAGAAGAAAAGTTTGGTGTAACAGCTGCAGCACCGATGATGATGGGTGCCGCGCCAGCGGCTGGCGAAGCTGAGGCAGCTGAGGAGCAGACCGAGTTCACTGTAACGTTAAAAGCAGTTGGTGGTGAGAAAATCAAGGTTATTAAGACCATTCGTGAGTTGACAAGCCTGGGTCTCAAGGAGGCGAAAGAGGTGGCTGATACAGCTCCCAAACCTGTTGTGGAGAATGTCTCCAAAGAAGATGCCGACGCAGCAGCAGAGAAGTTAAAGGCTGTCGGTGCAGAGGTGGAAATCTCATAA